The following are from one region of the Ananas comosus cultivar F153 linkage group 20, ASM154086v1, whole genome shotgun sequence genome:
- the LOC109725360 gene encoding heavy metal-associated isoprenylated plant protein 19-like — translation MSEQKPNAKKEILVELKVYMHCKACESLVFNTLKHSKGVETVKVDMNAHKAILTGQFEVEKILKKLRKKTGKRGEILNKIERNVDGEKDESNPVTKDNCDDNAITKQYMTMCYEDLDDSEEENFHMFNDENANACQIV, via the exons ATGAGTGAGCAGAAACCAAATGCTAAAAAA GAAATTTTGGTGGAGTTAAAAGTGTACATGCATTGCAAGGCGTGTGAAAGTTTAGTATTCAACACACTTAAACATTCGAAAG GTGTCGAGACGGTTAAAGTCGACATGAACGCGCACAAGGCTATTCTGACGGGCCAATTCGAGGTCGAAAAGATTCTAAAGAAGCTCAGGAAAAAGAcgggaaagagaggagagatccTAAACAAGATCGAACGGAATGTTGATGGAGAAAAAGATGAATCAAATCCAGTTACGAAAGATAATTGCGATGATAATGCAATAACTAAGCAGTATATGACAATGTGCTACGAGGACTTAGATGATAGCGAGGAGGAAAACTTTCATATGTTTAATGACGAGAATGCTAATGCATGTCAAATTGTGTAG